From one uncultured Methanobrevibacter sp. genomic stretch:
- a CDS encoding glycosyltransferase: MTEFELIEGKPKIFAISQDKDLLSQIQKYVDNYDYDFVGSASEKADIFREVEELSVNLIFLDSEIENIDLIELTDDLEIFNIPIIIIIGDLFNETIDTLLMSNPFGYLIKPIDEEELQRAMAVALRKHEQNVQNILEAQSKLQEKSNELLIEKSDSSFLLILCLSLIIIAVLSRNATWLQWVLLIPTLAMLINSIVSLKKQKKPEPLDEKDFPFVSIFIPAHNEENTIEDTVRSVCQVDYHKEPEEEDEKREPQYELIVVNDGSTDRTGEILSKLKEEYPQVKIVTRHPPRSGKGKGFVLNDALTLSRGEIIGVFDADTQIKTDYLKTVIPYLNGDIDGVQTRVKMFNKNENFLARMQHVEFTTFGNTLIAKDNLDHTGFLGGNGQFVKKQAIIESGRWDGFAVTEDLNLAIKIILNGGKISYCGDCAVYQEAVTDWKAFFRQRTRWAIGNFETLFVYLPLIVRSKISLLKKFNVLEHISFYSFNLLIFFGFIITIINAISWFFFHNVTLIKMEAPLIVGILSAVAFFPGLIFSLMRDKLGVIEMIKDMVKYYIYCFHLIPLFFLTMHTMMSRKERKWSKTVHKGGKET; the protein is encoded by the coding sequence ATGACTGAATTTGAATTAATTGAAGGAAAACCAAAAATATTCGCAATTAGTCAGGATAAAGACTTATTATCACAAATCCAAAAATATGTTGATAACTACGATTATGATTTTGTAGGCTCAGCATCTGAAAAAGCAGATATATTTAGAGAAGTGGAAGAGTTATCTGTTAATCTGATATTTTTAGATTCTGAAATTGAAAACATTGACTTAATTGAACTGACAGATGATTTAGAAATTTTCAATATTCCTATCATAATCATAATTGGAGATTTGTTTAATGAAACCATTGATACATTATTAATGAGTAATCCTTTTGGTTATCTGATTAAACCGATTGATGAAGAGGAACTTCAAAGAGCAATGGCGGTAGCTCTCAGAAAACATGAACAAAACGTTCAAAACATACTAGAAGCACAATCAAAACTTCAGGAAAAAAGTAATGAACTTTTAATCGAAAAATCTGATTCAAGTTTTCTTTTAATTCTTTGTCTATCCCTAATCATTATCGCTGTTTTATCAAGAAATGCTACTTGGCTTCAATGGGTTCTCTTAATACCAACATTAGCTATGCTTATAAACTCAATCGTGAGTTTGAAAAAACAGAAAAAACCAGAGCCTCTTGACGAAAAAGATTTTCCATTTGTAAGTATTTTTATTCCAGCTCACAATGAAGAAAACACTATTGAAGATACAGTGAGAAGCGTATGTCAGGTTGATTATCATAAGGAACCTGAAGAAGAAGATGAAAAAAGGGAACCTCAATATGAATTAATTGTTGTAAATGACGGTTCAACTGATAGAACTGGAGAAATTTTATCAAAGCTAAAAGAGGAATATCCTCAAGTAAAAATTGTTACAAGACACCCTCCACGATCAGGAAAAGGAAAAGGATTTGTTTTAAATGATGCATTAACATTATCAAGAGGAGAAATAATTGGAGTATTTGATGCAGATACACAAATCAAAACGGATTATTTAAAAACAGTCATACCTTATCTTAATGGAGACATTGATGGTGTACAAACAAGAGTTAAAATGTTTAATAAAAATGAGAATTTTTTAGCTCGTATGCAACATGTGGAATTTACCACATTCGGAAATACTTTAATTGCTAAAGATAATTTAGACCATACCGGATTTTTAGGTGGAAATGGTCAATTTGTTAAAAAACAAGCCATTATCGAATCTGGAAGATGGGACGGATTTGCTGTAACTGAAGATTTAAATTTAGCTATAAAAATTATTCTAAATGGTGGAAAAATTAGTTATTGTGGAGATTGCGCAGTATATCAAGAAGCCGTAACAGACTGGAAAGCATTCTTTAGACAAAGAACTAGATGGGCTATTGGAAACTTTGAAACACTATTTGTTTATCTTCCTTTAATCGTAAGATCAAAAATATCCCTTCTAAAAAAATTTAATGTTCTCGAACATATTTCATTTTATAGTTTTAATTTATTGATCTTCTTTGGATTCATTATTACTATTATTAATGCTATTTCATGGTTCTTTTTCCATAATGTAACCTTAATTAAAATGGAAGCTCCCCTAATTGTAGGTATATTATCTGCAGTTGCATTTTTCCCAGGACTTATATTTTCTCTTATGAGGGATAAATTGGGAGTAATCGAAATGATTAAAGATATGGTAAAATATTATATTTATTGTTTCCACCTAATTCCATTGTTTTTCTTAACTATGCATACCATGATGAGTAGAAAAGAAAGAAAATGGTCAAAAACTGTTCATAAAGGAGGAAAAGAAACATGA
- a CDS encoding sensor histidine kinase: MRIEKTYRQLESIEEVHIYDITESDLFRSVPQEFEIPPMPFEKTLNAISNDLDMFLAYDEGKDFIIGRLGLGALTRGDITQKDVIGRLLSKTSPGYFKVLSEPLREVYQTHETKKMMFYYHFNEKLARFSNVKIIYDMGKLILISDHRDNQETQLYTPDDTNDEKANLIEYFSQTGSYYKIKDRYTWTQGIYNIINRTREENDEYYNIVFDLIIPEDKPVLEKMLRELDAGKTTYESIIRIRTHDDILKYVEVNLYSTFDKEGQLLNRYGLMKDVSTDTDRKMKRPVDFLLKGFKSSKKLALLIDPLNVKHYEFSEGFYHLIEIPPEEYRHKREIVDYIVEENVKSQLIELMEGKIDELQVSFTYNVHGDENNQKMCELYLERFEFGESTHSIGFLTDVTEEKEKQNELVEANEHQKVLIKEVHHRVKNNLQVLNSFLNLEKRAYKDKPHVIIDHMQSRLSSLAILHEKTYNTTDFKNINLKDYIVDQDSQMSSLIGLRDGIEFKSDVDDDINLTIEVITPLLLVIDELTMNAIKHAFPDKSVSNKVIYKKISKINNETGELILKDNGIGIEDPSKISKNLGCEIIKNLTKQLDGHIELYQHENGTGYRLTFPLDMEHTIEG; the protein is encoded by the coding sequence ATGAGAATAGAAAAAACATACAGACAATTAGAAAGTATAGAAGAGGTCCATATCTATGATATTACTGAAAGCGATTTATTTAGATCTGTTCCACAAGAATTTGAGATACCTCCTATGCCTTTCGAAAAAACATTAAATGCAATTTCAAATGATTTAGATATGTTTCTTGCATATGATGAGGGTAAAGACTTCATTATCGGTAGATTAGGATTAGGTGCTTTAACAAGAGGAGATATTACACAAAAAGACGTTATAGGACGTTTACTTAGTAAAACATCCCCAGGTTATTTTAAAGTTTTGTCAGAACCTTTAAGAGAAGTTTATCAAACCCATGAAACTAAAAAAATGATGTTTTATTATCATTTTAATGAAAAACTAGCAAGATTTTCAAATGTTAAAATCATTTATGACATGGGCAAACTTATTTTAATTTCAGATCACAGAGACAATCAGGAAACTCAATTATATACACCTGATGATACTAATGATGAAAAAGCTAATCTGATTGAGTATTTCTCACAAACCGGAAGTTACTATAAAATTAAAGACCGATACACCTGGACTCAAGGTATTTATAATATCATAAATCGTACAAGAGAAGAAAATGACGAATATTATAATATTGTCTTTGATTTGATTATCCCTGAAGATAAACCAGTACTCGAAAAAATGCTTAGGGAGTTAGATGCTGGAAAAACAACATACGAATCGATTATCCGAATTAGAACGCACGATGATATTTTAAAATATGTTGAAGTAAATCTTTATTCCACATTCGATAAAGAGGGACAACTATTAAACAGATATGGTCTAATGAAAGATGTCAGTACAGATACTGACAGAAAAATGAAAAGACCTGTTGATTTTTTACTTAAAGGATTTAAAAGCAGCAAAAAATTAGCATTATTAATTGATCCATTGAATGTGAAACATTATGAATTCTCTGAAGGTTTCTACCATCTGATTGAAATACCTCCTGAAGAGTATAGGCACAAACGTGAGATTGTTGATTATATTGTTGAAGAAAACGTGAAGTCTCAACTGATAGAACTTATGGAAGGAAAAATTGATGAACTCCAAGTTTCATTCACATACAATGTGCATGGTGATGAAAACAACCAAAAAATGTGTGAATTATATCTTGAAAGGTTTGAATTTGGAGAAAGCACTCACAGTATTGGATTTTTAACTGATGTTACTGAAGAAAAAGAAAAACAAAATGAACTCGTTGAAGCTAACGAACATCAAAAAGTATTAATTAAAGAAGTCCACCATAGAGTGAAAAACAACCTGCAAGTTCTGAACAGTTTCTTAAACTTAGAAAAAAGAGCCTATAAAGATAAACCACATGTAATTATTGACCATATGCAATCAAGACTATCTTCATTAGCTATTCTTCATGAAAAAACATATAACACTACAGATTTCAAAAATATTAATCTGAAAGATTATATTGTTGATCAGGATAGTCAAATGAGTAGTTTAATTGGTTTAAGAGATGGAATTGAATTTAAGTCAGATGTTGATGATGACATTAACTTAACAATTGAGGTCATAACTCCTCTTTTACTGGTTATCGATGAACTAACTATGAATGCGATAAAACACGCATTCCCGGATAAAAGTGTTTCAAATAAAGTTATCTATAAGAAAATTAGTAAAATCAATAATGAAACTGGTGAACTAATTCTTAAAGATAATGGAATTGGTATTGAAGATCCGTCTAAAATTTCTAAAAACCTTGGTTGTGAAATTATCAAAAATCTCACAAAACAACTTGATGGACACATTGAATTGTACCAGCATGAAAACGGAACCGGATATAGGCTAACTTTCCCACTCGATATGGAACATACAATCGAAGGATAA
- a CDS encoding DUF6891 domain-containing protein — protein sequence MNQDLVEEVEYMIEVLTRSGFFNVDEIMEILEDQFIEEDIDFSQFNISLNDFDNVNFTKLENAFDSLVKEDIVAVHNCGYDIEEGVADAFELQVHLMNNKFNPIGFCFYTFEDVEEAIWDEKLKITFGDFENNEKKALKIGEIVAENLKSEGFSILWDETINNQIEINPLKWDKSFDSDKEYEIEGAYNCFVKKGVLK from the coding sequence ATGAATCAGGATTTGGTTGAAGAAGTTGAATATATGATTGAAGTTTTAACTAGATCCGGATTTTTCAATGTCGATGAAATCATGGAAATATTGGAAGATCAATTTATTGAGGAAGATATTGATTTTTCTCAATTCAATATTTCTTTAAACGATTTTGATAATGTCAATTTCACAAAACTTGAGAATGCTTTTGATTCATTAGTGAAAGAGGATATTGTTGCTGTTCATAACTGCGGTTATGATATTGAAGAAGGTGTAGCTGATGCCTTTGAACTTCAGGTTCATCTTATGAATAATAAATTCAATCCAATTGGTTTTTGTTTTTACACTTTTGAGGATGTAGAGGAAGCTATTTGGGATGAAAAATTAAAAATTACATTTGGTGATTTTGAAAATAATGAAAAGAAAGCATTAAAAATTGGTGAAATTGTTGCAGAAAACTTAAAATCCGAAGGATTTTCTATTCTTTGGGATGAAACTATTAACAACCAGATTGAGATTAATCCACTTAAATGGGATAAATCATTTGACAGTGATAAAGAATATGAAATAGAAGGAGCTTATAATTGCTTTGTTAAAAAAGGGGTGCTAAAATGA
- a CDS encoding DUF6882 domain-containing protein — protein sequence MKAKFEKPVQIEDGDSFKVVLSKYGALALDKQENLSELIGDSVGDLDIENGTITFENITMPVQIIGFHDEELKQWSWAWDNEDIFGKDLIKSAIQMKAIGDEFDIPEFKTPVINADVNDCHTLSMSTVAILNMDAYYAVSEEGLDIYVALESDLIKENNSLEKFRNTFYTFQKNFKIYPKIAFESYTKLKGYGFKPHDDFAVAKIRDSRIIVGFTERGNVTRILMYDEEE from the coding sequence TTGAAAGCAAAATTTGAAAAACCTGTGCAAATTGAAGATGGTGACTCTTTTAAAGTAGTTTTATCTAAATATGGTGCATTAGCACTGGACAAACAAGAAAATCTGTCAGAATTAATTGGTGATTCTGTTGGTGATTTAGACATTGAAAATGGGACAATCACTTTTGAAAATATTACAATGCCTGTCCAAATCATTGGATTTCATGATGAAGAGTTGAAACAATGGTCATGGGCATGGGATAATGAAGATATCTTCGGTAAGGATTTAATCAAATCAGCTATCCAAATGAAAGCTATTGGTGATGAATTTGATATTCCTGAATTTAAAACCCCTGTTATCAATGCAGATGTTAATGATTGCCACACATTATCAATGTCAACAGTAGCTATTTTAAATATGGATGCATATTATGCGGTTTCCGAAGAGGGATTGGATATTTACGTTGCATTGGAATCAGATTTGATTAAAGAAAATAATTCTTTAGAGAAGTTTAGAAATACATTTTATACTTTCCAAAAGAATTTTAAAATTTATCCAAAAATTGCATTTGAATCCTATACTAAGCTTAAAGGATATGGTTTTAAGCCACATGATGATTTTGCAGTTGCTAAAATTAGAGATAGTAGAATAATTGTCGGATTCACTGAAAGAGGCAACGTAACTCGTATATTAATGTATGATGAAGAAGAATAG
- a CDS encoding response regulator translates to MNERILIVEDEAITALDLKYSLEELGYEIVDTVDTGQDAIDTAAETVPDVVLMDIKLKGDMEGIEAAEVISELRIPIIYLTANTDTDTFEKSNVKGSYGFVSKPYDIQKLDKTLKITINRAKLEEKKINQASGFTE, encoded by the coding sequence ATGAATGAAAGAATATTAATTGTAGAAGATGAAGCAATTACTGCACTTGATTTGAAATATAGTTTAGAAGAATTAGGTTATGAAATTGTCGATACAGTTGATACCGGACAAGATGCTATTGATACTGCTGCAGAAACCGTACCTGATGTGGTATTAATGGATATTAAATTAAAAGGAGACATGGAAGGTATAGAAGCAGCAGAAGTTATTTCAGAATTAAGAATACCAATCATATACCTAACAGCAAACACCGATACAGACACATTTGAAAAATCAAATGTTAAAGGATCCTACGGATTTGTTTCAAAACCATACGATATTCAAAAATTAGACAAAACTCTTAAAATTACCATTAATAGAGCAAAACTAGAAGAAAAGAAAATAAATCAAGCTAGTGGTTTTACAGAATAA
- a CDS encoding ATP-binding cassette domain-containing protein codes for MYNDMIIVRGAKVHNLKNIDIDIPLGKIVAISGVSGSGKSSLALGVLYSEGSRRYLDALSTYTRRRITQSQKAQVDLIQYVPAALALHQRPNIPNIRSTFGTSTELLNSLRLLYSRCGNYFCPNGHMQEPTLNVAREIPLKCHECGEEFYGLGAEEYAFNSDGACPTCAGTGFMRDVDDSKLVLDDTKTIEEGAVDAWNQFGISWMYHVAGELGVRLDVPFKDLSEKEKDIVYNGPAVKKYINIPSKNGKLFELNAEYRNAHRAIEEALKNAKTEKGLTKINKFLKTKVCSDCEGTRINSKARETLLGGINLAEACKMNLKELVLWIPEVINALPEGVRQMAEDIADEFMDDANILLDLGLSYISLDRPSNTLSTGELQRVQIAKTLKNHTTGVLYVLDEPSIGLHPNNVDGLINVIRRLVDDGNSIILVDHDVKMLNIADYMIELGPTAGADGGNIIAKGSLDEIINNNSSQIAPFLSNSEKIIIRDKSGEIFENGEISIKTSRIHNVKEMNVEIPKGKLTVVTGVSGSGKTTLLLEALYPAVKAHINGEDLPAFIKDLDCDGIKKIDLIDSVPIGKNVRSTVATYSKVLDDLRHEFAKLTDEYKMADFSYNTGKLRCGTCNGTGNVSMDVQFLPDVEMACPDCNGLRYDKKVEEIKFNGLSIADIMSLTVDEAIEELFELSKVTSKLQKLSDLGLGYLTLGEATPSLSGGEAQRLKLASEIGKSQKNSVFVFDEPTIGLHPLDVKVLIDVFDHLIDKGATIIVIEHDLDLIANADYIIDIGIDDDYWGGEILACGTLEDVISSKKSLTGKYLSEKVLF; via the coding sequence ATGTATAATGATATGATAATCGTTCGAGGAGCTAAAGTTCATAATCTAAAAAATATTGACATTGATATTCCCCTTGGAAAAATTGTAGCTATTAGTGGAGTTTCAGGAAGCGGAAAATCTTCTCTGGCTCTAGGAGTATTGTATTCAGAAGGGTCTCGCAGATATCTTGATGCTCTGTCTACCTATACTCGCCGAAGAATAACTCAATCCCAAAAAGCTCAGGTTGATTTAATTCAGTATGTTCCGGCAGCACTGGCTCTTCACCAAAGGCCGAATATTCCAAATATCAGATCTACTTTTGGAACTTCAACAGAACTTTTAAACTCTTTGAGATTATTATATTCAAGATGTGGAAACTACTTTTGCCCAAATGGACATATGCAGGAGCCAACACTAAATGTGGCTCGTGAAATTCCATTGAAATGCCATGAATGTGGTGAAGAGTTCTATGGTCTTGGGGCTGAAGAATATGCATTCAATTCTGATGGTGCCTGTCCGACATGTGCAGGTACAGGATTTATGCGTGATGTCGATGATTCCAAACTTGTTTTAGATGATACAAAAACAATTGAAGAAGGTGCTGTCGATGCATGGAATCAGTTTGGTATTTCATGGATGTATCATGTGGCAGGAGAGCTGGGAGTCAGACTGGATGTTCCATTTAAAGATTTATCTGAAAAAGAAAAAGACATTGTTTATAATGGTCCTGCAGTTAAAAAATACATTAACATTCCCTCTAAAAACGGTAAGTTATTTGAGTTGAATGCAGAGTATAGAAATGCTCACAGGGCCATTGAAGAAGCCTTAAAAAATGCAAAAACCGAAAAAGGACTAACAAAAATTAATAAATTTTTAAAAACGAAGGTCTGCAGTGATTGTGAAGGAACTCGAATTAATTCAAAAGCTCGTGAAACTCTTTTAGGTGGAATTAATCTTGCTGAAGCCTGCAAAATGAACTTAAAGGAATTGGTTTTATGGATTCCTGAAGTCATTAACGCTTTGCCGGAAGGTGTTAGACAAATGGCAGAAGATATTGCAGATGAGTTTATGGATGATGCAAATATTCTGCTTGATTTGGGTTTAAGCTACATTTCACTTGACAGGCCTTCAAACACATTATCCACTGGTGAGCTTCAAAGAGTGCAGATTGCTAAAACATTGAAAAATCACACAACAGGAGTATTATATGTTTTGGATGAGCCTTCAATCGGTCTTCATCCGAATAATGTTGACGGCTTGATTAATGTTATCCGGAGGCTGGTGGATGATGGAAATTCTATTATTTTGGTTGATCATGATGTTAAAATGTTAAATATTGCTGATTATATGATTGAATTGGGTCCAACTGCAGGTGCTGATGGTGGAAATATTATTGCAAAGGGATCCTTGGATGAAATCATTAATAATAACTCCTCACAAATTGCCCCATTTCTCTCAAATTCAGAAAAAATCATCATAAGGGATAAATCTGGTGAAATCTTTGAGAATGGTGAAATATCAATTAAAACTTCAAGGATTCATAATGTGAAAGAAATGAACGTTGAAATACCGAAAGGAAAGTTAACAGTAGTTACTGGGGTTTCAGGAAGTGGAAAAACAACTTTACTTTTAGAAGCACTCTATCCTGCAGTTAAAGCTCACATTAACGGTGAAGATTTGCCTGCATTCATTAAGGATTTGGATTGCGATGGCATTAAAAAAATAGATTTGATTGATAGTGTTCCAATTGGTAAAAATGTAAGAAGTACTGTGGCGACATATTCTAAAGTCCTTGATGATTTAAGGCATGAATTTGCCAAATTGACTGATGAGTATAAAATGGCTGATTTTTCATACAATACTGGAAAACTGAGATGTGGGACATGTAACGGAACAGGCAATGTTTCAATGGATGTGCAGTTCTTGCCCGATGTTGAAATGGCCTGTCCTGATTGTAATGGGCTTAGATATGATAAAAAAGTAGAAGAAATTAAATTCAATGGACTTTCCATTGCAGATATAATGAGCTTGACAGTTGATGAAGCTATTGAAGAGTTATTTGAGCTTTCTAAAGTTACTTCTAAATTGCAGAAGTTATCGGATTTGGGTTTAGGTTATCTGACTTTAGGTGAAGCAACCCCTAGTCTGTCTGGTGGTGAAGCTCAAAGGCTGAAATTGGCTTCAGAGATTGGAAAGTCCCAGAAAAATTCAGTATTTGTCTTCGATGAGCCGACAATTGGTCTTCATCCATTGGACGTTAAAGTATTAATTGATGTATTCGACCATTTAATTGACAAAGGAGCTACTATAATTGTTATTGAACATGATTTGGATTTAATTGCCAATGCTGATTATATTATTGACATTGGCATTGATGATGATTACTGGGGCGGTGAAATATTGGCCTGCGGAACTTTAGAGGATGTTATCAGCTCTAAAAAGAGTTTGACAGGTAAATATTTAAGTGAAAAAGTATTGTTTTAA
- a CDS encoding histidine kinase dimerization/phosphoacceptor domain -containing protein → MHVERQYKELEKIEEVRVYNLNRDDTYQKAPQVKKPKNVRLSNVMKHVPSDINVFQPIDNGEDFLIERIGWNLLERNNTTLEEVEGRKLSQISPFYYDLLKDTFKEVLETGKMKSMRIFYYISDRIRTLANINIISDEGEIYVISDLRNTFNEVKTEEEQKEEEEEHKANLIEYFSQTGSYYKTRNEYAWTPGIYNILNRPKEAGDAYHNIIFDLVIPEDRPLVEELIQTMSPETDTYENIIRIQIPGGSIKYLDTYLYSKFDENGEEISNYGLFKDVSIDSHKHMTRPVDFMLNGFNHNSKLSLLVEPLSKRYEFSEGFYKIIEVEKEKYVHGLDIIENIVEENIKEDFYKLVKGEIEELNCVLTYKVHGDDSDLKICELFIERFDYGNKNHSIGFLTDITYARKKQKELIESNATKNILIKEVHHRVKNNLQVLSSFLNLERRAYKNNSENILDNMQARLTSLALLHEKTYNTDDFININLEDYMKDQDSTLHSLFGTKDINFVSEVNPDIHLSMDVITPLLLIVDELTMNAIKHAFPDPDMPDKTIFKKIDYIDDDKHVCEFILRDNGVGLESPESLINHNLGWEIINNLTRQINGKLEILDCEVGTGFKIIFPVNFDHTLEYHLNDTEVSK, encoded by the coding sequence ATGCATGTTGAAAGACAGTACAAGGAACTAGAAAAAATCGAAGAGGTTCGGGTTTATAATCTTAACCGAGACGATACATATCAAAAGGCTCCTCAAGTGAAAAAACCCAAAAATGTTCGTTTAAGTAATGTTATGAAACACGTGCCCTCCGATATAAATGTATTCCAACCAATTGACAACGGTGAAGATTTTCTAATTGAAAGAATTGGTTGGAATTTACTGGAAAGAAATAACACCACTTTAGAAGAAGTTGAAGGCCGAAAATTAAGCCAAATCTCTCCATTTTACTATGACCTTTTAAAAGACACATTTAAAGAGGTTTTAGAAACTGGAAAAATGAAATCTATGAGAATATTTTATTATATTAGTGACAGAATTAGAACCCTCGCAAATATAAATATTATTTCTGATGAAGGCGAAATTTATGTAATTTCTGATTTAAGAAATACATTTAATGAAGTTAAAACCGAAGAAGAACAAAAAGAAGAAGAAGAGGAACATAAAGCTAATCTAATTGAATATTTTTCACAAACCGGAAGTTATTACAAAACAAGGAATGAATATGCATGGACTCCCGGCATTTATAATATTCTAAATCGTCCAAAGGAAGCTGGAGATGCATACCATAATATCATTTTTGATTTAGTAATACCTGAAGACCGTCCGTTAGTAGAAGAACTGATTCAAACAATGAGCCCCGAAACAGACACCTACGAAAACATAATTCGTATCCAAATTCCCGGAGGATCTATTAAATATCTAGATACATATCTTTATTCTAAATTTGATGAAAATGGCGAGGAAATTAGTAATTACGGTTTGTTTAAAGATGTAAGTATTGATTCGCACAAACACATGACAAGACCAGTAGACTTTATGTTAAACGGATTTAATCACAATTCAAAGCTGTCACTTCTTGTTGAACCATTAAGTAAAAGATATGAATTCAGTGAAGGATTTTATAAAATTATCGAAGTTGAAAAAGAGAAATATGTCCACGGACTCGACATAATTGAAAATATTGTTGAAGAGAATATTAAGGAGGATTTTTATAAATTAGTTAAAGGTGAAATTGAAGAATTGAACTGTGTGCTAACTTATAAAGTGCATGGAGACGATAGTGATTTAAAAATATGCGAATTATTTATTGAAAGGTTTGATTATGGAAATAAAAATCACAGTATTGGATTTTTAACAGACATTACATATGCACGCAAAAAACAAAAAGAACTGATAGAATCAAATGCAACAAAAAACATTTTGATTAAAGAAGTTCACCACAGAGTAAAAAACAACCTGCAGGTATTGAGTAGTTTCTTAAATCTTGAGAGAAGAGCATATAAAAATAACTCTGAAAACATTTTAGACAATATGCAAGCACGTTTAACATCACTTGCTCTACTTCACGAAAAAACATACAACACCGATGATTTTATCAACATTAATCTTGAAGATTATATGAAAGACCAAGATTCTACATTACATTCATTATTCGGAACAAAAGACATCAATTTTGTATCTGAAGTTAACCCGGATATTCATTTATCCATGGATGTAATTACACCATTACTATTAATTGTTGATGAACTTACAATGAACGCAATAAAACACGCATTCCCTGATCCAGATATGCCTGATAAGACAATATTTAAAAAAATCGACTATATTGATGATGACAAACATGTATGTGAATTTATACTTAGAGATAATGGAGTTGGACTTGAAAGCCCTGAATCCTTAATTAATCATAACTTAGGATGGGAAATAATAAACAATTTAACAAGACAAATCAATGGAAAACTAGAAATTTTAGACTGCGAAGTTGGAACAGGATTTAAAATCATTTTCCCTGTAAACTTCGACCACACGCTTGAATATCACCTTAATGACACGGAGGTGAGCAAATGA
- a CDS encoding adenylosuccinate synthetase translates to MTCSILVGGAWGDEGKGKCITYLCDADKPQIIARAGVGPNAGHSVEFNGEKYGLRLTPSGFVHTDAKLMIGAGVLVNPDVLFSEFENLKKYNVKERMCVDPRCAIITEDHMSRDKKSEHLSKKIGSTGSGCGPANSDRVLRTIGLAKDVPELEEYITDVSLEVNESIDNGDDVFIEGSQGFALSLYYGSYPYVTSKDTTASTFAADVGVGPTKVDEVINVFKAYISRVGEGPFPTEMTQEEAESKGLEEYGVVTGRRRRIGYFDMELAKESCRINGATQIALTCVDRLFDCARVQNYDELSAETKAFIEDIQTETGVPVTIISTGPDLKDTIDLRKELL, encoded by the coding sequence ATGACTTGTAGTATTTTAGTTGGTGGAGCATGGGGAGATGAAGGTAAAGGAAAATGTATTACTTACCTTTGTGATGCAGATAAACCACAAATAATTGCTCGTGCAGGTGTAGGACCAAATGCGGGCCACTCTGTTGAATTCAATGGAGAAAAATACGGTTTAAGATTAACCCCATCAGGTTTTGTACATACTGATGCTAAACTCATGATTGGTGCGGGAGTTTTAGTAAATCCTGATGTACTATTTTCAGAATTTGAAAACTTAAAAAAATATAATGTTAAAGAAAGAATGTGTGTTGATCCTAGATGTGCTATAATTACCGAAGATCACATGTCTAGAGATAAAAAATCTGAACACTTGTCTAAAAAAATAGGCAGTACTGGTTCAGGATGCGGTCCTGCAAATTCAGACCGTGTATTAAGAACAATTGGTTTGGCAAAGGATGTGCCTGAACTTGAAGAATACATTACTGATGTGTCACTTGAAGTAAATGAATCTATTGATAACGGTGATGACGTATTCATTGAAGGTTCTCAAGGTTTTGCTCTTTCTCTTTATTACGGTTCATATCCGTATGTAACCAGTAAAGATACTACTGCATCAACATTTGCTGCAGATGTTGGTGTTGGACCAACTAAGGTTGATGAAGTTATTAACGTATTTAAAGCTTATATTTCACGTGTTGGTGAAGGTCCTTTCCCAACTGAAATGACTCAGGAAGAAGCTGAAAGCAAAGGGCTTGAAGAATATGGTGTTGTAACCGGAAGACGTAGAAGAATCGGTTACTTTGACATGGAACTGGCAAAAGAATCATGCAGAATCAATGGTGCAACACAAATTGCTTTAACTTGTGTTGACAGATTGTTTGATTGTGCTCGTGTACAAAACTATGATGAGTTGTCAGCTGAAACCAAAGCTTTCATTGAAGATATTCAAACTGAAACAGGTGTTCCTGTAACTATTATTTCTACAGGGCCTGATTTAAAAGACACAATTGATTTAAGAAAAGAATTATTATAA